A window of Phragmites australis chromosome 2, lpPhrAust1.1, whole genome shotgun sequence genomic DNA:
TACATAAAATTATCCAATCATTACAATTTTGAAGGGGGATGCACCACATAAACATACATTGTTTATCTATGGAGAGATGAGGTACTATCCCAAGATTTCCACCTTGAAAAGCATGCTCAAAAAAGTGTAAGCAAAATTTCCTTagggaaaaaaaaatggaaacacTCCCTCAAATTTTTCGCTCCATATCATGAGTGGTGGTGACATCAATGAGAACTAAAGTTGAAGGTTCCTATTTTTGAAAAGTTCTATCAGCACGAATTTCCACAATGCACTATACACTGTAAATTACTCGCAGCAACATTCAACAACAATATGGAAGTAATGCTGGTGTAACATGGAGTGATAAAGACAAATGAACCAGAGGTTCAAGTTCAGTCACTTAACATGTACTTGGTTGCTGAAAAGCTAGGTTTCAATAGAACAGTGCATAATCACATCAAAAGATTTTCAATGGTTAAAAATATGTACAATTGCATCTTACATAGATTTTATCACAAGTGGGGAAAAACTCCTCAATTGAGATGATAAATTATATTGAGATTACTCACATTTGAAACATATGTTGAAAGAAAGTGGATGTCAGTAAGCCAACATGTGCTCtagaaataaataaaacaaTCAGAAATCAACATGTGCTCTAGAACTAAGGTTGATAAATCTTTTGATCAAGTGCTGATACATTTTTCCAACAATCATTCGGTAACAAATTCCAGACCTCATTTTAtatcttttttataaaaaaattgtctAACCAGTAAATTAGTGAACTAATCTGCTCGAGATTAGCAACAGAATATCTGTTGATACTAAGAGCAATGCATTTTTCTCAGAAGGCTATAAATACTAGCGACTTCAATTGCTGGGAATTAACCAAAACATGAGGCTTACATAAACTGTTATCTGGATCAGGAAATTTGTTACTGCTCACATGGAATTAACAATGCAAACATATCTTGACAGAATTGACATGAGTAGAACACATGATTTAAAATAGAGAAAGTGAGATCATgcaaataaatattattaagTAACTATTAGGCATACCATCAATTAATAccacattcttctcaagtgtTCATGTTTACCAAACACTCTTTATCCTCGGTTTCCTTGTAACCGCAATACATAAGCAAAAGGGGGTGAAAAATTATTACCTTCCGACCTACTCGGTATCAGTAGGTATACTTGGATCCCGGACCATGTGGTGGATGAGGTGCTGCATCCCTGGCTTCAATTCCTTGTTGCAAAAGTCCTCATACTCTTCGTTATCCCCAGCCTTCTTTTTTACCTCCACCATTACAAGGGGCGGTGTGAGTTCGAATATCTCCGCGCCAATTGTCAGTGGCCCCTTAACTCCTTCCCTTGTACCCTCTAGGCACACTCGCCAGTCCTTCCTCCGCAACTTGAAACTCTTCAACTTTGCAATGTCCTCCAATTTCGCTATGATATCCAACATGGGCTCAGCCGAGACGAACCTCAGCTCGTCCCCCTTTTCCTCAAATAACCCTGATAAGTTGAATCCCCTCGAGAATGATATGATATCAAATGCATTAAGGCTTGCTGGGCGTGGGAGTGACCCACGGGGCCTCTGTCTCTCATCAGACAACACTGTACCAGGGCAGGATGAGATAGAAGAGTCCGATTCTGACCCCGAATCATCACCCTCAACCTTttgtggaggtagaggtggcggtggaggtggcaaTGGTGGAGGAACAGGATCAGCAGGCCCCATGTCCAGCGCGCCTTCCACATCATCTATCACGCTGTGCATCTGGTCATCCTCAATATAGAACTTGACTGGCTTGAAATCTTTCTTAAACCACCGGGACTCCATGACCTCCGCCAAGGTGATCCTAGTGTTGGGATTGGTGTCAAGAATGCGCATCAGCAAGCTGGTAAGGTCCCTGGAGAACCACCTCGCGCACCGGAACTCCCCCTTGTAAATCTTCTTGTACATGGCCATGATGTTCTTGTCATGGAAAGGGAGATACCCGGCCATAAGCACAAAGAGGATGACGCCGCACGACCACACGTCCGCCTTGGCGCCGTCGTATCCGCGGCGGGCGAGCACCTCGGGGGCGACATAGGCCGGCGTGCCACATAAGGTGTGGAGCAGGCCGTCGGGGCGGAActggtcggcgacggcggagaggccAAAGTCCGATACCTTTAGGTCCCCGTGCTCGTCAACGAGGAGGTTCTCGGGCTTGAGGTCCCGGTGGAAGACGCCACGGGCGTGGCAGAAGCCGACGGCGGAGACGAGCTGCTGGAAGTAGCGGCGGGCGACGTCCTCCCTGAGCCGCCCCTTGGAGACGCGGGAGAAGAGCTCGCCGCCGCGGACGAGCTCCATGACGAAGTAGATCTTCGTCTTGGTGGCCATCACCTCGAACAGGTGCACGATGTTCGGGTGGCGCACGCGGCGGAGCACGGCGATCTCGCGCTTGATGTGCGGGACGAGGCCGCTCTTCACGGCCTTCTCCTTGTCGAGCACCTTGATGGCCACGCTCTCCCCCGTCTCCGCTTGACGCGCGTTGTACACCTTCGCGAAGGTGCCGTGGCCCAGGAGGCGCCCCAGCTCGTACTTCCCCATCAGCAGTCCCCCGGCGCCGCCTccatttcctcctcctcctcgcttggccaccgcggcggcggacGGGGCGGGCCGCCCCGCCTCCGGCGACTGGTCCGGCGGCGGCCGCGTGGTGGCCTCCATCGACGGGTGGTTGGAAGACGAAGCGATTAGGCGGAGCGGCCGGCCACGGAACTATTCCCTGCTGCTTCTCTCCAGCAGTCTCTGGCGCCTCGCGTTCTTGTGGCCCTGGAGCCTGGTTGGCAGGGGAGATTTTTTTCGTCTTcttgttttgtatttttgctCGGTGCTTTATGGCTTTACGCCCTCGCTGTTTCCGTGTATTGCTGGGATGGGTCCGTGTCGGCCGTGGGTGGAGGGGGCTTTTGGTGTACAGCCTTTTCTGATTTGCCCTAATCTGGGGATAGTGATTCGTGTGCGGTGTTTTGGTTGCTgtatgtaaataaaaaaaaatattttttagataatgtaaACAAAAATATTAACCAAGGAAAAAGTTGAATACTTATTAATTGGAAAATGATAAAGCACTACAAATGTACAGTAAAGCTACACATTACAAGCAACTTTCTTGAGGCTTTATGCTCATTTGCGTGAGTGCTCAAGATTCATGTAAGGGAAAGTTAGCTATGTGTCTTTAgtttcaaaatatgttggctaGAGACAGCTCATGAGGTTTTATGATGTTTATTGGGTAGGATTTTTAGGGGAAAAAAATGATATTTACAAAAAAGTTAGGTTTTCATAAAAAGGTTTTGACTAAATTGTGTGTGTTTATCGAAACTTTTCCGACAGGTGCCTTATCCATCGACCATTATCGTGTGGCTTTTAATTTCATTCATGTCTTATCTTTTAGATTTAGTGGGGTCATTGCTCTCCTGCGACAATATGTTACATCGTTGCTTATGTTAAGACCATAATGACACAACCTAAGGCATCATCTTGACTCTCCAACTCACGTTAGGGTGCTCTATCACTGATTAATAACAAGGGTTGTCAACTCGGATTGAGGCTACACCCTATTGCTATCGCATATCGCTCTGCGCCCATTTTTCCTTCATGTGAAACCCTATCAATTAAAAGGAATCTATTAACTAGCGACATTCCATTATGTTTTAGATGTTTATTAGGTAGTTTTGACTAACTTATGGTCGTTGTTGGAAAGTTTTATGGGGACCACCAACTATCGCATGCCATTGATTTCATTCCCGCCCCACCTTTCAAGTTCATTGGTAGTTGCACCTCTTCGACGACACGTCGTTGCTTCTCTCTCGATACCACAATCCAAGGTGTCGCCTTGCTCATGTGCACCAACACATCAGTCGATGTGCCTGGCGCCTTTACCGTGAGGCTTGTCACCCCTACTGAGGCTACAACGATGCACCATACCGTCTTTTGGCTCTTTCCCCTTCCCacaaaaccctaattgcaaGGTGACAAGCCCCACACCATGAGATGGTTTATTAAGTTCATGCATTTGACAACTCCAAGTTAAATTTTCTTGCAAACCTGAGTTCACAGCTGTTGAGGAGTTCCCTCTTTGCCCATAAGTTTTTTTTAGCTCTTATCATTTCGATCCAACACAACTAGTTGCTGAATACAATGTTgttgtgtttttcttcttctttttttttttgggctaGGGAGGTGAACACAACGTTGCTTACCAAGTGGCAATGCAATATTTGCTAATTATAATACATTGTTTTTTCTTCCAAAACAAAGTTTGGTAAGCGAGGCGGTGCATTTCTTCATTTATGCGAACACTCCATTTCCCATTCACGTTTCCAGGCCAGCCGGAGCCGTTGTTTCGACAACACATTCACGCGATTACTCTATCTTTAGGCGTGCTACGCGACCTTAACGGCCTGCCAGCAGCCAGATGGCGCTCATGCTCCCCAGCCCCGTGCTAGCTTTTGACAGCACGCGTCAAATGTAAGCCGTAGCGTGCTGCTAATCCAGCCATTTCCTCCCTCTTTATTTCCCGTcagtttcctttcttttctcccCAGCAGCACTCGTGCTAGAGTAGAAAATATCGGAGGTTTCTCTTCTTTAGCAAACGAAACTGCGCTACCGCCAAATCACTTTCTAAAGAGCAAAAGCCAAAAAGAGTGGCAAGGTTTGAGCCGCGGCGTACGTGGTGCGCGGGCAGTGATCGAGCTGGCGAGCGGGCGGACAGGTGTGGCGTTTCGGCTGGTGCGCGACCGCCAGCGCCAGGGAGAGGGGGCAGGGCAGGTCACCCAGGCAGGCCGGTGTGGTCGTCGCGCGCAGGTGGTAGTATTCGCCTCCTACCACCCCAGATATCATAAACAAAGAGCGTCACGTCgccgcgcggcgcggcgccACACCGGGAACCTGGGAGCTGGGGCGGCGCGTGACCCCGAGCCCGTACCGGAAGGACGCGGGCACGGCCGCGGGGGCTTGGGTCGCGTGAGGCCGTGAACCGACCGACGCCgggcgtgtttggttggagCCCTGCCACGCAGCTCCGGTGCGCGCCATGCAG
This region includes:
- the LOC133908789 gene encoding CBL-interacting protein kinase 19-like; its protein translation is MEATTRPPPDQSPEAGRPAPSAAAVAKRGGGGNGGGAGGLLMGKYELGRLLGHGTFAKVYNARQAETGESVAIKVLDKEKAVKSGLVPHIKREIAVLRRVRHPNIVHLFEVMATKTKIYFVMELVRGGELFSRVSKGRLREDVARRYFQQLVSAVGFCHARGVFHRDLKPENLLVDEHGDLKVSDFGLSAVADQFRPDGLLHTLCGTPAYVAPEVLARRGYDGAKADVWSCGVILFVLMAGYLPFHDKNIMAMYKKIYKGEFRCARWFSRDLTSLLMRILDTNPNTRITLAEVMESRWFKKDFKPVKFYIEDDQMHSVIDDVEGALDMGPADPVPPPLPPPPPPLPPQKVEGDDSGSESDSSISSCPGTVLSDERQRPRGSLPRPASLNAFDIISFSRGFNLSGLFEEKGDELRFVSAEPMLDIIAKLEDIAKLKSFKLRRKDWRVCLEGTREGVKGPLTIGAEIFELTPPLVMVEVKKKAGDNEEYEDFCNKELKPGMQHLIHHMVRDPSIPTDTE